A region of the Peromyscus eremicus unplaced genomic scaffold, PerEre_H2_v1 PerEre#2#unplaced_113, whole genome shotgun sequence genome:
GCCTTGTTATCCTTCCTATCAATATGGACGTCAAAACAACCCCAGGACTTCAGGTCTCCAAACCTTGCCGTGGCCAAGAGGCTCGTGAAATATCTATGGCCCGATGAGCCTGCAAAAGACTTCACTCTCCAAGGGGAGGCGCTGGAGGAGCAGGACTGTAAAATGGGTGAGGAGGCCTGGGGTAGGTTCCTAGGAAGGCTGAGGTAATTTCGATGATGGGTTATACCAGGGAATTGTCCAGATATCCCCGCCTGGAACCAGAGCTGGACACCTGTCGGGTGAGATGTCCTGTTGTGGGGAGAGGGGACTGGGGATTTTCTGACGTGAACAGACCTTGTGTAACCAGCAAGGCCATCTCTGGGAAGCTCACCCCATCATGGAAACTTCTAGGGCACTTCCACTAATGGTTCATCTCTTTCTGCCTTAGATGATGGACTCCTCAGGGAAGTTAATACAGAGGCACCCATGCAGGATGCATTAGGGATGGTGGAGACTCTACATGTGGGACCAACTTCTGCGGCAGAGCCCCGGGAATTTCTGAAAACCCAAGATGACACAGACCTGGCCCTTGGGGAACCAACCGTGCCAGAAGCTGGACCAGTACCACTTCAAACTTCAGACCAGCCTCTGCCCACTGATGCACAGCCACCTCTAGAAGTGGCTGCAGATGTTCCAGATGCTGGGCGGCTCTTTCTAGTTTCTGTTGTGCAACTGGGTGCACCAGAGCCCTTTTTCCCTCTGCCTGATGTTGACATAGATTGAGATTGTTTATTACCTGCCGAGTTCCACCCAGGACCAGCTGTCCTTCCCGTCTTTAGAGAAAGTATCTCCTTTCGTtgtgtttaaaactttttattgttgttttcaaagttaatattaatattgcctttaattatatttcattatttttccttgttttttcaatattaatatgtattaataaaCATTAAGTATGCCTAGTTCTCTCATTGTTTTCATGTTAATATcacctttaattttgtttatttcttttttattaatggtttcattgttaatatttcctttaattttctttagtacttttttcaatgttaatattgcctttaattatgcttaattctttttattgttgtgttcattgttaatattgcctttcattttgtttaattctttttattattcttttcactgtcaatatctctttaaattttgtctaatttttttttattgttgttttcatttttagt
Encoded here:
- the LOC131901584 gene encoding uncharacterized protein LOC131901584, which encodes MFSCFTCFGCSRRQKPKLPGRFRRVLRSICAHLCLFSCRKNEDDRIQEDGPIFDPRSPTYMQDVINHIPKAYKDGNYLFIGIILTIYHRFVTTWEMLDLIMDTYGPLQPDCMEDQEKRNALLSFLSIWTSKQPQDFRSPNLAVAKRLVKYLWPDEPAKDFTLQGEALEEQDCKMDDGLLREVNTEAPMQDALGMVETLHVGPTSAAEPREFLKTQDDTDLALGEPTVPEAGPVPLQTSDQPLPTDAQPPLEVAADVPDAGRLFLVSVVQLGAPEPFFPLPDVDID